The genomic region NNNNNNNNNNNNNNNNNNNNNNNNNNNNNNNNNNNNNNNNNNNNNNNNNNNNNNNNNNNNNNNNNNNNNNNNNNNNNNNNNNNNNNNNNNNNNNNNNNNNNNNNNNNNNNNNNNNNNNNNNNNNNNNNNNNNNNNNNNNNNNNNNNNNNNNNNNNNNNNNNNNNNNNNNNNNNNNNNNNNNNNNNNNNNNNNNNNNNNNNNNNNNNNNNNNNNNNNNNNNNNNNNNNNNNNNNNNNNNNNNNNNNNNNNNNNNNNNNNNNNNNNNNNNNNNNNNNNNNNNNNNNNNNNNNNNNNNNNNNNNNNNNNNNNNNNNNNNNNNNNNNNNNNNNNNNNNNNNNNNNNNNNNNNNNNNNNNNNNNNNNNNNNNNNNNNNNNNNNNNNNNNNNNNNNNNNNNNNNNNNNNNNNNNNNNNNNNNNNNNNNNNNNNNNNNNNNNNNNNNNNNNNNNNNNNNNNNNNNNNNNNNNNNNNNNNNNNNNNNNNNNNNNNNNNNNNNNNNNNNNNNNNNNNNNNNNNNNNNNNNNNNNNNNNNNNNNNNNNNNNNNNNNNNNNNNNNNNNNNNNNNNNNNNNNNNNNNNNNNNNNNNNNNNNNNNNNNNNNNNNNNNNNNNNNNNNNNNNNNNNNNNNNNNNNNNNNNNNNNNNNNNNNNNNNNNNNNNNNNNNNNNNNNNNNNNNNNNNNNNNNNNNNNNNNNNNNNNNNNNNNNNNNNNNNNNNNNNNNNNNNNNNNNNNNNNNNNNNNNNNNNNNNNNNNNNNNNNNNNNNNNNNNNNNNNNNNNNNNNNNNNNNNNNNNNNNNNNNNNNNNNNNNNNNNNNNNNNNNNNNNNNNNNNNNNNNNNNNNNNNNNNNNNNNNNNNNNNNNNNNNNNNNNNNNNNNNNNNNNNNNNNNNNNNNNNNNNNNNNNNNNNNNNNNNNNNNNNNNNNNNNNNNNNNNNNNNNNNNNNNNNNNNNNNNNNNNNNNNNNNNNNNNNNNNNNNNNNNNNNNNNNNNNNNNNNNNNNNNNNNNNNNNNNNNNNNNNNNNNNNNNNNNNNNNNNNNNNNNNNNNNNNNNNNNNNNNNNNNNNNNNNNNNNNNNNNNNNNNNNNNNNNNNNNNNNNNNNNNNNNNNNNNNNNNNNNNNNNNNNNNNNNNNNNNNNNNNNNNNNNNNNNNNNNNNNNNNNNNNNNNNNNNNNNNNNNNNNNNNNNNNNNNNNNNNNNNNNNNNNNNNNNNNNNNNNNNNNNNNNNNNNNNNNNNNNNNNNNNNNNNNNNNNNNNNNNNNNNNNNNNNNNNNNNNNNNNNNNNNNNNNNNNNNNNNNNNNNNNNNNNNNNNNNNNNNNNNNNNNNNNNNNNNNNNNNNNNNNNNNNNNNNNNNNNNNNNNNNNNNNNNNNNNNNNNNNNNNNNNNNNNNNNNNNNNNNNNNNNNNNNNNNNNNNNNNNNNNNNNNNNNNNNNNNNNNNNNNNNNNNNNNNNNNNNNNNNNNNNNNNNNNNNNNNNNNNNNNNNNNNNNNNNNNNNNNNNNNNNNNNNNNNNNNNNNNNNNNNNNNNNNNNNNNNNNNNNNNNNNNNNNNNNNNNNNNNNNNNNNNNNNNNNNNNNNNNNNNNNNNNNNNNNNNNNNNNNNNNNNNNNNNNNNNNNNNNNNNNNNNNNNNNNNNNNNNNNNNNNNNNNNNNNNNNNNNNNNNNNNNNNNNNNNNNNNNNNNNNNNNNNNNNNNNNNNNNNNNNNNNNNNNNNNNNNNNNNNNNNNNNNNNNNNNNNNNNNNNNNNNNNNNNNNNNNNNNNNNNNNNNNNNNNNNNNNNNNNNNNNNNNNNNNNNNNNNNNNNNNNNNNNNNNNNNNNNNNNNNNNNNNNNNNNNNNNNNNNNNNNNNNNNNNNNNNNNNNNNNNNNNNNNNNNNNNNNNNNNNNNNNNNNNNNNNNNNNNNNNNNNNNNNNNNNNNNNNNNNNNNNNNNNNNNNNNNNNNNNNNNNNNNNNNNNNNNNNNNNNNNNNNNNNNNNNNNNNNNNNNNNNNNNNNNNNNNNNNNNNNNNNNNNNNNNNNNNNNNNNNNNNNNNNNNNNNNNNNNNNNNNNNNNNNNNNNNNNNNNNNNNNNNNNNNNNNNNNNNNNNNNNNNNNNNNNNNNNNNNNNNNNNNNNNNNNNNNNNNNNNNNNNNNNNNNNNNNNNNNNNNNNNNNNNNNNNNNNNNNNNNNNNNNNNNNNNNNNNNNNNNNNNNNNNNNNNNNNNNNNNNNNNNNNNNNNNNNNNNNNNNNNNNNNNNNNNNNNNNNNNNNNNNNNNNNNNNNNNNNNNNNNNNNNNNNNNNNNNNNNNNNNNNNNNNNNNNNNNNNNNNNNNNNNNNNNNNNNNNNNNNNNNNNNNNNNNNNNNNNNNNNNNNNNNNNNNNNNNNNNNNNNNNNNNNNNNNNNNNNNNNNNNNNNNNNNNNNNNNNNNNNNNNNNNNNNNNNNNNNNNNNNNNNNNNNNNNNNNNNNNNNNNNNNNNNNNNNNNNNNNNNNNNNNNNNNNNNNNNNNNNNNNNNNNNNNNNNNNNNNNNNNNNNNNNNNNNNNNNNNNNNNNNNNNNNNNNNNNNNNNNNNNNNNNNNNNNNNNNNNNNNNNNNNNNNNNNNNNNNNNNNNNNNNNNNNNNNNNNNNNNNNNNNNNNNNNNNNNNNNNNNNNNNNNNNNNNNNNNNNNNNNNNNNNNNNNNNNNNNNNNNNNNNNNNNNNNNNNNNNNNNNNNNNNNNNNNNNNNNNNNNNNNNNNNNNNNNNNNNNNNNNNNNNNNNNNNNNNNNNNNNNNNNNNNNNNNNNNNNNNNNNNNNNNNNNNNNNNNNNNNNNNNNNNNNNNNNNNNNNNNNNNNNNNNNNNNNNNNNNNNNNNNNNNNNNNNNNNNNNNNNNNNNNNNNNNNNNNNNNNNNNNNNNNNNNNNNNNNNNNNNNNNNNNNNNNNNNNNNNNNNNNNNNNNNNNNNNNNNNNNNNNNNNNNNNNNNNNNNNNNNNNNNNNNNNNNNNNNNNNNNNNNNNNNNNNNNNNNNNNNNNNNNNNNNNNNNNNNNNNNNNNNNNNNNNNNNNNNNNNNNNNNNNNNNNNNNNNNNNNNNNNNNNNNNNNNNNNNNNNNNNNNNNNNNNNNNNNNNNNNNNNNNNNNNNNNNNNNNNNNNNNNNNNNNNNNNNNNNNNNNNNNNNNNNNNNNNNNNNNNNNNNNNNNNNNNNNNNNNNNNNNNNNNNNNNNNNNNNNNNNNNNNNNNNNNNNNNNNNNNNNNNNNNNNNNNNNNNNNNNNNNNNNNNNNNNNNNNNNNNNNNNNNNNNNNNNNNNNNNNNNNNNNNNNNNNNNNNNNNNNNNNNNNNNNNNNNNNNNNNNNNNNNNNNNNNNNNNNNNNNNNNNNNNNNNNNNNNNNNNNNNNNNNNNNNNNNNNNNNNNNNNNNNNNNNNNNNNNNNNNNNNNNNNNNNNNNNNNNNNNNNNNNNNNNNNNNNNNNNNNNNNNNNNNNNNNNNNNNNNNNNNNNNNNNNNNNNNNNNNNNNNNNNNNNNNNNNNNNNNNNNNNNNNNNNNNNNNNNNNNNNNNNNNNNNNNNNNNNNNNNNNNNNNNNNNNNNNNNNNNNNNNNNNNNNNNNNNNNNNNNNNNNNNNNNNNNNNNNNNNNNNNNNNNNNNNNNNNNNNNNNNNNNNNNNNNNNNNNNNNNNNNNNNNNNNNNNNNNNNNNNNNNNNNNNNNNNNNNNNNNNNNNNNNNNNNNNNNNNNNNNNNNNNNNNNNNNNNNNNNNNNNNNNNNNNNNNNNNNNNNNNNNNNNNNNNNNNNNNNNNNNNNNNNNNNNNNNNNNNNNNNNNNNNNNNNNNNNNNNNNNNNNNNNNNNNNNNNNNNNNNNNNNNNNNNNNNNNNNNNNNNNNNNNNNNNNNNNNNNNNNNNNNNNNNNNNNNNNNNNNNNNNNNNNNNNNNNNNNNNNNNNNNNNNNNNNNNNNNNNNNNNNNNNNNNNNNNNNNNNNNNNNNNNNNNNNNNNNNNNNNNNNNNNNNNNNNNNNNNNNNNNNNNNNNNNNNNNNNNNNNNNNNNNNNNNNNNNNNNNNNNNNNNNNNNNNNNNNNNNNNNNNNNNNNNNNNNNNNNNNNNNNNNNNNNNNNNNNNNNNNNNNNNNNNNNNNNNNNNNNNNNNNNNNNNNNNNNNNNNNNNNNNNNNNNNNNNNNNNNNNNNNNNNNNNNNNNNNNNNNNNNNNNNNNNNNNNNNNNNNNNNNNNNNNNNNNNNNNNNNNNNNNNNNNNNNNNNNNNNNNNNNNNNNNNNNNNNNNNNNNNNNNNNNNNNNNNNNNNNNNNNNNNNNNNNNNNNNNNNNNNNNNNNNNNNNNNNNNNNNNNNNNNNNNNNNNNNNNNNNNNNNNNNNNNNNNNNNNNNNNNNNNNNNNNNNNNNNNNNNNNNNNNNNNNNNNNNNNNNNNNNNNNNNNNNNNNNNNNNNNNNNNNNNNNNNNNNNNNNNNNNNNNNNNNNNNNNNNNNNNNNNNNNNNNNNNNNNNNNNNNNNNNNNNNNNNNNNNNNNNNNNNNNNNNNNNNNNNNNNNNNNNNNNNNNNNNNNNNNNNNNNNNNNNNNNNNNNNNNNNNNNNNNNNNNNNNNNNNNNNNNNNNNNNNNNNNNNNNNNNNNNNNNNNNNNNNNNNNNNNNNNNNNNNNNNNNNNNNNNNNNNNNNNNNNNNNNNNNNNNNNNNNNNNNNNNNNNNNNNNNNNNNNNNNNNNNNNNNNNNNNNNNNNNNNNNNNNNNNNNNNNNNNNNNNNNNNNNNNNNNNNNNNNNNNNNNNNNNNNNNNNNNNNNNNNNNNNNNNNNNNNNNNNNNNNNNNNNNNNNNNNNNNNNNNNNNNNNNNNNNNNNNNNNNNNNNNNNNNNNNNNNNNNNNNNNNNNNNNNNNNNNNNNNNNNNNNNNNNNNNNNNNNNNNNNNNNNNNNNNNNNNNNNNNNNNNNNNNNNNNNNNNNNNNNNNNNNNNNNNNNNNNNNNNNNNNNNNNNNNNNNNNNNNNNNNNNNNNNNNNNNNNNNNNNNNNNNNNNNNNNNNNNNNNNNNNNNNNNNNNNNNNNNNNNNNNNNNNNNNNNNNNNNNNNNNNNNNNNNNNNNNNNNNNNNNNNNNNNNNNNNNNNNNNNNNNNNNNNNNNNNNNNNNNNNNNNNNNNNNNNNNNNNNNNNNNNNNNNNNNNNNNNNNNNNNNNNNNNNNNNNNNNNNNNNNNNNNNNNNNNNNNNNNNNNNNNNNNNNNNNNNNNNNNNNNNNNNNNNNNNNNNNNNNNNNNNNNNNNNNNNNNNNNNNNNNNNNNNNNNNNNNNNNNNNNNNNNNNNNNNNNNNNNNNNNNNNNNNNNNNNNNNNNNNNNNNNNNNNNNNNNNNNNNNNNNNNNNNNNNNNNNNNNNNNNNNNNNNNNNNNNNNNNNNNNNNNNNNNNNNNNNNNNNNNNNNNNNNNNNNNNNNNNNNNNNNNNNNNNNNNNNNNNNNNNNNNNNNNNNNNNNNNNNNNNNNNNNNNNNNNNNNNNNNNNNNNNNNNNNNNNNNNNNNNNNNNNNNNNNNNNNNNNNNNNNNNNNNNNNNNNNNNNNNNNNNNNNNNNNNNNNNNNNNNNNNNNNNNNNNNNNNNNNNNNNNNNNNNNNNNNNNNNNNNNNNNNNNNNNNNNNNNNNNNNNNNNNNNNNNNNNNNNNNNNNNNNNNNNNNNNNNNNNNNNNNNNNNNNNNNNNNNNNNNNNNNNNNNNNNNNNNNNNNNNNNNNNNNNNNNNNNNNNNNNNNNNNNNNNNNNNNNNNNNNNNNNNNNNNNNNNNNNNNNNNNNNNNNNNNNNNNNNNNNNNNNNNNNNNNNNNNNNNNNNNNNNNNNNNNNNNNNNNNNNNNNNNNNNNNNNNNNNNNNNNNNNNNNNNNNNNNNNNNNNNNNNNNNNNNNNNNNNNNNNNNNNNNNNNNNNNNNNNNNNNNNNNNNNNNNNNNNNNNNNNNNNNNGTAAAAAGTAAGCTAGAAAAAAAAATCCGAATGTCGATTGCATGGTTTTCCTAGGGTTATGTATAAATTCAGAAAATGAAAACACCATTGTTCATTTGAAATGAGGTCCTCCTGAGACTGGAAAGTATAATGCATTCTACAAATTCATTGAATTATGTAATATACTGTTCAATCTTATTTATAGTTTCTTGAATTTGCCattactttttcaaaattcattaaTTCAATCCTATtttgaaagtaaaaaaataaataaagaggtGTTTTTCTCTAGACATTGTCTATTGTGTTTTCGTGTTTAGTGTAAAGTAAAAAGTAAGCTAGAAAAAAAAATCCGAATGTCGATTGCATGGTTTTCCTAGGGTTATGTATAAATTCAGAAAATGAAAACACCATTGTTCATTTGAAATGAGGTCCTCCTGAGACTGGAAAGTATAATGCATTCTACAAATTCATTGAATTATGTAATATACTGTTCAATCTTATTTATAGTTTCTTGAATTTGCCattactttttcaaaattcattaaTTCAATCCTATtttgaaagtaaaaaaataaataaagaggtGTTTTTCTCTAGACATTGTCTATTGTGTTTTCGTGTTTACCAATGTTCACTGCAACATTCTAAGCTGTGATTTGCTGCAACCTATGCTTGCAGTGTGAGTGTGTTTGGGGTCTCAGCAGAATCTATGCAGTGTTCTTATGATTCCAAAGGAAACAGTGTCCCCACTATTCTATTGCTAATGCAGGACCGTTTATACTCACAAGGAGGCTTAAAggtattgaaatttgaaatcaaTGCAATATATTTTGCAATTTGGACCAGATTTTTTAAAACATTCAGTTTAAGGTTAACTTTTTTTACTTGTATTCTCAATGAATTTTCAGGCTGAAGGTATATTTCGGATAAATCCGGAAAATAGTCAAGAGGAGCATGTGAGGGATCAGTTAAACAGAGGCATTGTGCCGGACAACATCGATGTCCATTGCTTGGCCGGGCTAATTAAAGCCTGGTTCCGGGAGCTTCCTTCGGGGATACTAGATGGACTCTCACCAGAGCAAGTTCTTCAGTGCAACACGGAAGAAGAGTCCGTTGAGCTCGTGAAGCAGCTAAAGCCAACGGAGTCTGCATTGCTCAGCTGGGCTATTGATCTCATGGCTGATGTTGTGGAAGAGGAGGAGTGTAACAAAATGAATGCTAGAAATATTGCAATGGTTTTTGCCCCAAACATGACTCAGGTATGCTACTTCATGTTTTGGATGATGATAATATATTAACATGCTATGTAGTTTTGTTGAATTAGAAGCAAAATAATCTGCCGTCATTACGTAGTTTTCAATATCAAACAATTTGCATACTAGTGAGGTTACACAAGTTCTTTGATGTTGTTAACATTGCTCAAATCTTTACAAGTTTGATTATCTTACAAGGTGTTGAATATCATTATTGAATAACTTTGGACAGCATTAGTCTAATTGTgttcatattttatattttgtttcttgGAACAGATGTCTGATCCTCTAACTGCCCTGATGCATGCGGTTCAAGTGATGAACTTGCTCAAGACACTGATAATGAAGAATCTAAGAGAACGTGAAGAAACCACAACCGGATATTCTCCCATGTCATTTCGCTCATCGAATCACCAGTCCGAGGAAGAATATGACAGTCAGCGAGAAACAGACACCAGTGGTGAATTGAGAGGGACTAAGTCGGATTATAACGATCATCACCCTCACTATAGCCATAGCAGTGAAGGGGAGGAAGAAAGGGAGGCTGAATCTTTAAGCGAGATTGAAGAATGCTTCTTGAAGCAGTTGGATGATGATAACACAAAAGGGTTCTCACAACAAGAACCTTCAGGCTATTTGCAAGAGTACATTAACCCTATAAGTTGTTGCTCAGGTTTTAGCATCAAATCCATTGCATCAATTGCCGACGGAACCATAAATTCCAGCTTGAGTTCCATTGATGGAGAAAGGTTGAGGACAAGGGTGGCTGCCGTGAGCTCAAACATTGAAAAAAGCAGCCCGTCAATAGAATGTACAGGAACCAATGACGTGAAGATGATTGATAAGTTTTCCGATTCTGCTCCGCCGCTGCTTGCATCTAGTTGAAAAACTGGATTTCATTTCAGTAGGTTTTTTCAAGAGACATGTCATGTATATTCACATTTGCCTCCCACATTCAATGGCCACACACCTTCCTCCCATGTAATAGAAAAGAGAGGTGTGTTAGCTTAGTGTATGAGACAGAATGAGTATACGAAACATTCTCTTTTCTAAGTTCCTTGTTTCATATTTTGTCTCAACAAGCAGGTTTTGTTTGTGTAAATTTTAATACATGAAGTAGGAACTGTATGGCTTGTTGTGGATTGTTGGAAGGTTACTGTGTTCAGCTTAGGCTGAATTTGACCTTGTTCTGTATGTTCAAAAAGTACTAGACAACTCTAACCATGACAAATTTCACTTCTGTGAAAAGTTGTAAGATTGATGAATTCCATGGAAATAGGCATAATGATGTAGGTCTAAGATGATGCTTGCTAATTTCTATGTTTCCTGTGTATGATCAATATTTGATGGATTTCATATTTCATTCACAATGGGAATATGGTAAATCTTCGACGGGATATAAGAGGAATTTGCACCAGATTTTTTTCGAATTTGGTGGAATATGATCTTGGTTGAATATCCCGTGACACAATTATACCCCCAAGTCCCAAGAGGTGTATTGGATCTAGTTGAGAGTGCTAAACGCCTAAACCAAAAACATAACCAAAATAATTCTTATAACCAGGTTAGATTTATGGTTAGAGATGGTTTAGTTGTGATGGGTTAGGTTTTCAAGTTAAAATTATTTATGTTTAAAAATACTATTGGTACACTAAAATTAGCTTTTAATGTATTTGTGTaatatgtggtttaatttattttcaatgtgtatttgtatttcaaCATGTATATTGGTCGCTGATTTTGGTAGCATATTTTATTGTACACGTAGAAATTcatatgtggtttaatttattttcaacgtgtatttatattttaacatgtattttatattagtaactgaTTTTGATGTACATGTAATATAGTTCATTTTTAGACgtagtttgattttgaaaaaataatatgTTTTTTTAAATAATCTTTTTATCGTAATCTTTTATGATTAATagataaagaaattaaaaattaaatggaCGAGCTCAGCTAATATTCTGAGATTATAAACTTTAGTTTACACTTTTTGGGAAAAGTAAGTTGGAACTTGACCAACTTTAATTAATGTTCTTAAGTCTTAACATTATACTCTTTCCGTTGTTTTTAAATGAGTATTCATTTTTAACATTTTTCCTTTATAAATAAATGCTTTCAAAGAATTCATCAAATTCATACTTGTAAGCTCAAGAAATTCATCaaaaattagaatttagaatATTACAAGTGAGAATAGTTTCCAGCTTCAACCTGCTGTCTCCATccctataattaaataaaatcatataaaaattaaaatgaaacaaATAGTAATTGTGAACAAACATTCATTGTAATAAATAATAATAGCATTCATGTAACCATTTGCAGAGAAATTACATATTTACATTTAAATTCATTAATTAGCTGCCTAAGTTTCTAAAATTTACATTgagttctttcttttttctttttctttttttttttctcttctaagCTATTTGATTCATTTTCTTTTATCTGTGTCAgccaaaagaaaaatataagaaatttTCATAATGAGAaataaaagaggaaaaaaaaaaaggaacaaaaaaaaaGGAACCCAGAATAGATAAGAAAACTTGAAACCAAAAATAGATCTGAAGAAAAGAAATCAAGATGCCAAGCATGCTTCCCAGAACAACCTATTCTTTTCCATTTCATCCAAAGATTCTTGATTTGAAGCAAATGACACAAATGACCTTGTTGGATGCTGTTCTTGCAAAACCTCATCTTCTTCATCACAATATGATGTTCCAAAAACaacatcttcttctttcttcttcccatcatcatcatcatcatcatcatcatcatcatcccaaTTGACCTCAGCAACATTACATGTATCATCATCATAATCAGATCTATCATAGCTGCAAGATagagcatcatcatcatcatcataatcttCATGACCATGATGAACATAACTACCTACCCTTGAAATCTCACAAACCATTTTGTTGTGATCAAAATCAGCTTCTTCAGAATCACCACTGGCCTCAAAGAGAATGTAAGAAGAAAAATCTGGAGTGACATTATTACCCTTCACATCCATAATAAGAGAATGAATGATATGATATGAACAACTTTCAATATGAACAATGAAAATGAACACCGCAACAACGTTGGCAtaaacatataactaataaagaaaataaaaggtttCGAAAAccataataatatattattagaaTTAGAAAACGTGGGACCACACTTGTTAGACACTTTTGGTGACAAAGACTATGATGAAATCTTTTCAAAACTTGTATAATGTGACTCTGCCTTCTCTCTCTCATTATTGTTACTGATGAACGAAGTTGAGAAAAGCTTCTAGAAGGGTGGTGGCAATTAGTGCATGCCCAATTGCAAATATAGTAGTAGCCAATAGGAATTTGAATTTTGCATACACGCGCTCTTCTAGAACATTTTCTATTTCATTCACCCTTATCTCATTATCTTGCTAATCCCTTTATGTATTATTCATCATNNNNNNNNNNNNNNNNNNNNNNNNNNNNNNNNNNNNNNNNNNNNNNNNNNNNNNNNNNNNNNNNNNNNNNNNNNNNNNNNNNNNNNNNNNNNNNNNNNNNNNNNNNNNNNNNNNNNNNNNNNNNNNNNNNNNNNNNNNNNNNNNNNNNNNNNNNNNNNNNNNNNNNNNNNNNNNNNNNNNNNNNNNNNNNNNNNNNNNNNNNNNNNNNNNNNNNNNNNNNNNNNNNNNNNNNNNNNNNNNNNNNNNNNNNNNNNNNNNNNNNNNNNNNNNNNNNNNNNNNNNNNNNNNNNNNNNNNNNNNNNNNNNNNNNNNNNNNNNNNNNNNNNNNNNNNNNNNNNNNNNNNNNNNNNNNNNNNNNNNNNNNNNNNNNNNNNNNNNNNNNNNNNNNNNNNNNNNNNNNNNNNNNNNNNNNNNNNNNNNNNNNNNNNNNNNNNNNNNNNNNNNNNNNNNNNNNNNNNNNNNNNNNNNNNNNNNNNNNNNNNNNNNNNNNNNNNNNNNNNNNNNNNNNNNNNNNNNNNNNNNNNNNNNNNNNNNNNNNNNNNNNNNNNNNNNNNNNNNNNNNNNNNNNNNNNNNNNNNNNNNNNNNNNNNNNNNNNNNNNNNNNNNNNNNNNNNNNNNNNNNNNNNNNNNNNNNNNNNNNNNNNNNNNNNNNNNNNNNNNNNNNNNNNNNNNNNNNNNNNNNNNNNNNNNNNNNNNNNNNNNNNNNNNNNNNNNNNNNNNNNNNNNNNNNNNNNNNNNNNNNNNNNNNNNNNNNNNNNNNNNNNNNNNNNNNNNNNNNNNNNNNNNNNNNNNNNNNNNNNNNNNNNNNNNNNNNNNNNNNNNNNNNNNNNNNNNNNNNNNNNNNNNNNNNNNNNNNNNNNNNNNNNNNNNNNNNNNNNNNNNNNNNNNNNNNNNNNNNNNNNNNNNNNNNNNNNNNNNNNNNNNNNNNNNNNNNNNNNNNNNNNNNNNNNNNNNNNNNNNNNNNNNNNNNNNNNNNNNNNNNNNNNNNNNNNNNNNNNNNNNNNNNNNNNNNNNNNNNNNNNNNNNNNNNNNNNNNNNNNNNNNNNNNNNNNNNNNNNNNNNNNNNNNNNNNNNNNNNNNNNNNNNNNNNNNNNNNNNNNNNNNNNNNNNNNNNNNNNNNNNNNNNNNNNNNNNNNNNNNNNNNNNNNNNNNNNNNNNNNNNNNNNNNNNNNNNNNNNNNNNNNNNNNNNNNNNNNNNNNNNNNNNNNNNNNNNNNNNNNNNNNNNNNNNNNNNNNNNNNNNNNNNNNNNN from Arachis ipaensis cultivar K30076 chromosome B02, Araip1.1, whole genome shotgun sequence harbors:
- the LOC110269076 gene encoding phosphopantothenoylcysteine decarboxylase subunit VHS3, whose amino-acid sequence is MDVKGNNVTPDFSSYILFEASGDSEEADFDHNKMVCEISRVGSYVHHGHEDYDDDDDALSCSYDRSDYDDDTCNVAEVNWDDDDDDDDDDDGKKKEEDVVFGTSYCDEEDEVLQEQHPTRSFVSFASNQESLDEMEKNRLFWEACLAS
- the LOC107627925 gene encoding rho GTPase-activating protein 2-like, with product MQCSYDSKGNSVPTILLLMQDRLYSQGGLKAEGIFRINPENSQEEHVRDQLNRGIVPDNIDVHCLAGLIKAWFRELPSGILDGLSPEQVLQCNTEEESVELVKQLKPTESALLSWAIDLMADVVEEEECNKMNARNIAMVFAPNMTQMSDPLTALMHAVQVMNLLKTLIMKNLREREETTTGYSPMSFRSSNHQSEEEYDSQRETDTSGELRGTKSDYNDHHPHYSHSSEGEEEREAESLSEIEECFLKQLDDDNTKGFSQQEPSGYLQEYINPISCCSGFSIKSIASIADGTINSSLSSIDGERLRTRVAAVSSNIEKSSPSIECTGTNDVKMIDKFSDSAPPLLASS